Proteins encoded within one genomic window of Spirochaeta isovalerica:
- a CDS encoding PFL family protein translates to MKSDHILSTINMIQKENLDVRTVTMGINLLDCRGSDIEETCDLIYKKITGKAGNFVETCNKISRKFGIPVVNKRISITPIAHLGAGYKSGDFLKMAKALDRAAEEVGIDILGGFSAQVEKGMTPWEREYFKSLPRVLSETVRVCASVNVGTSQKGINMDALAICGQTVKDIAEATKDQNGFGAAKFVVFCNQPGDNPFMAGAIHGLEEADTVLNVGVSGPGVIARALERLIDEQGRENLTLDLIAEEIKQTTFRVTRCGELIGREVSKAMDIEFGIVDLSLAPTPTIGDSVGEIFQILGVDDVGAPGSTAILAMLNDAVKKGGIFASKTVGGLSGAFIPVMEDSVLADAVGNGSLCLEKLESMTCVCSVGLDMVAIPGSVDCDTIAAIIADEMALGMINHKTTAARLIPVPGMEAGDFVSFGGLFGASPVMPVRNAGKSKRFISWGGRIPAPIHSFKN, encoded by the coding sequence ATGAAATCAGATCACATTTTATCAACGATCAATATGATTCAGAAAGAAAACCTCGATGTCAGAACAGTAACGATGGGGATAAATCTTCTGGACTGCCGGGGAAGCGATATAGAGGAAACATGCGACCTCATATATAAGAAAATAACCGGCAAAGCTGGCAATTTCGTAGAGACTTGCAACAAAATCAGTCGAAAATTCGGCATTCCCGTTGTCAACAAAAGGATATCCATTACTCCTATCGCCCATTTGGGTGCCGGGTATAAAAGCGGGGATTTTCTGAAAATGGCAAAAGCACTCGATCGGGCTGCTGAAGAAGTGGGAATCGATATTCTAGGCGGCTTCAGTGCTCAGGTTGAAAAAGGGATGACACCATGGGAAAGAGAGTATTTTAAATCCCTTCCCCGGGTTCTATCAGAAACCGTAAGGGTTTGCGCATCGGTGAACGTGGGAACCAGCCAGAAGGGAATTAATATGGATGCGCTGGCAATATGCGGACAGACCGTAAAGGATATTGCAGAAGCTACCAAGGACCAGAATGGTTTCGGGGCGGCAAAATTCGTCGTGTTCTGTAATCAGCCGGGGGATAATCCTTTTATGGCAGGAGCCATACACGGTCTGGAAGAAGCCGATACGGTATTGAATGTCGGTGTCAGCGGACCGGGAGTCATTGCCAGAGCCCTGGAAAGACTTATTGACGAACAGGGCAGGGAAAATCTGACACTCGATCTGATCGCCGAAGAAATCAAACAGACAACATTCCGTGTGACAAGATGCGGCGAGCTGATAGGCCGGGAAGTTTCCAAAGCCATGGACATCGAGTTTGGTATTGTCGATCTGTCTCTCGCCCCCACTCCGACAATCGGTGACAGCGTCGGAGAAATATTTCAGATCCTCGGCGTCGATGATGTGGGAGCGCCCGGTTCGACAGCTATTCTGGCCATGCTCAACGACGCCGTGAAGAAAGGCGGTATTTTTGCCAGCAAAACGGTTGGCGGCCTCAGCGGAGCTTTTATTCCCGTTATGGAAGATTCGGTCCTGGCCGATGCGGTAGGCAATGGCTCTCTTTGTCTCGAAAAACTGGAATCGATGACATGCGTCTGTTCCGTTGGTCTGGATATGGTCGCCATTCCGGGTTCTGTAGATTGTGATACTATTGCCGCTATTATCGCCGATGAGATGGCGCTTGGAATGATCAATCACAAAACCACAGCGGCCCGGCTGATCCCGGTCCCCGGGATGGAAGCGGGAGATTTTGTCAGTTTCGGAGGACTTTTCGGAGCCAGTCCGGTTATGCCTGTCAGAAACGCCGGTAAGTCAAAAAGATTTATCAGCTGGGGAGGCCGCATTCCCGCACCGATTCACAGTTTTAAGAACTAA
- a CDS encoding DUF342 domain-containing protein has translation METHDHQNDGKFDLFYKDGYAHLVVYPPGEKGLPVYPEEVRSRMKLLGIPRVRIQTLIEIIETGASLPVRLVEWPEGVLLSSQLTITVSDDSMEAEAVISAPKPGGGELSVRDVFHELDKRGICSGIDERMINRVLSERMYGTPFLIATGKQPVSGRESIIEFNFETERHKPFQELQYGRINLKELNFIQNCQVGDILAELKPAVPAENGFDIFGKRYEAETQGEPAQLRCGRNARIEANRIIAEIKGNVILNKGIVEVEELVTVENIDYETGNIDFDGSVEVKGTIADGFTLKATGDIQIGKAIGRSFVDAGRSVILKAGVNGDKEGKIHCGGNLLSRYIESCSVSSEGDIFVEEVVMNSQLDTPGSLILTGNRAELIGGLAIVGKKILCRKIGNLYDAKTILILGIEPKLIENFQLLKKALENSRERLDKLDEQRIQLKTVKPADREGAVKILKALDQIEADTQKVASDISARAKELQILRERIQPDPKSYILAEDRVYSGTRISFGLQDHPVPDKGISSSVIYRKGRDILEVGYNRARPELPEELEQHDK, from the coding sequence ATGGAGACACATGATCATCAGAATGACGGTAAATTTGATCTTTTCTATAAGGACGGGTACGCTCATCTCGTCGTATATCCTCCCGGAGAAAAGGGCCTTCCGGTATATCCTGAAGAAGTCAGAAGCAGAATGAAGCTTCTGGGTATACCCAGAGTCAGAATCCAGACTTTAATTGAAATCATCGAAACGGGGGCATCTCTTCCCGTCAGACTGGTTGAATGGCCTGAGGGAGTTCTTTTGTCTTCGCAGCTGACGATTACCGTCTCTGATGATTCCATGGAGGCTGAAGCTGTCATCTCGGCACCCAAACCCGGCGGAGGGGAGTTGTCTGTCCGTGATGTATTTCACGAACTGGATAAAAGGGGTATTTGCAGCGGTATAGACGAACGGATGATCAATCGCGTTCTTTCCGAAAGAATGTACGGAACCCCCTTTCTAATAGCAACAGGAAAACAACCTGTGTCCGGAAGAGAATCTATAATCGAGTTCAACTTTGAGACGGAAAGACATAAACCTTTTCAGGAACTTCAGTACGGGAGGATCAATCTCAAAGAACTCAACTTCATTCAGAATTGTCAGGTCGGCGATATCCTTGCCGAATTAAAACCTGCCGTACCAGCTGAAAACGGTTTTGATATCTTCGGAAAACGTTATGAAGCGGAAACCCAAGGTGAGCCGGCTCAGTTGAGATGCGGTAGAAACGCTAGAATCGAAGCCAACCGGATTATTGCCGAAATAAAAGGCAATGTCATACTCAATAAGGGTATTGTTGAAGTAGAGGAACTTGTAACAGTAGAAAATATCGATTATGAAACCGGTAATATCGATTTTGACGGCTCGGTAGAAGTCAAAGGGACTATTGCCGACGGTTTTACTCTGAAGGCAACAGGGGATATCCAGATCGGTAAAGCAATAGGGCGGTCCTTTGTCGATGCAGGCCGTTCCGTCATACTCAAGGCCGGTGTAAACGGGGATAAAGAAGGGAAAATCCATTGCGGAGGTAATCTTCTTTCCCGTTATATCGAAAGCTGTTCCGTCAGCAGCGAAGGTGATATTTTTGTTGAAGAAGTCGTGATGAACAGTCAGCTCGATACTCCCGGAAGCCTGATTCTCACGGGAAACCGCGCAGAATTGATCGGAGGACTGGCCATTGTCGGGAAAAAAATTCTTTGCAGAAAAATCGGGAATCTCTATGATGCGAAAACTATTCTCATTCTCGGAATCGAGCCGAAGCTGATAGAAAATTTTCAGTTGCTGAAAAAAGCTCTTGAGAATAGCAGAGAGAGACTGGATAAGCTCGATGAACAGAGAATCCAGTTGAAAACAGTCAAGCCGGCTGACAGGGAAGGTGCGGTAAAAATCCTTAAAGCTCTGGATCAGATTGAAGCGGACACACAAAAAGTCGCATCAGATATTTCCGCGAGAGCAAAAGAGCTTCAGATCTTACGGGAGAGGATTCAGCCCGATCCCAAAAGTTATATCCTGGCAGAAGACAGGGTATACAGCGGAACCCGTATCTCATTCGGTCTCCAGGATCATCCCGTACCGGATAAGGGAATTTCATCATCGGTAATCTACAGAAAAGGCAGAGACATTCTGGAGGTCGGTTACAATCGCGCCAGACCGGAATTGCCCGAGGAACTGGAACAACATGATAAATAA
- a CDS encoding methyl-accepting chemotaxis protein: MIYLVLPIPVIMAVVFLFLYIKSKNAHKNLLNELSNLSGTTDRSGQEMTRILKEKLQAFQHQVDSGKNKSQDRFDDILEKTISVKEGFNDILNGAAEVGKMTEEKMSLVDEAAEFSKAIVSTVSNITESMEVQVSSFRETVPHLQNFIETTGEIRSRSEESRESSEELVKKLQSGRQTMNETFRAIEKIAESEKLVRQSLEKISSIASQINILAMNAAIQAAHAGDSGKGFAVVASEVRTLAEDSAKTVEEITTHIEEMDKRVINGRELTGKTIKLFSDIGTDVDTANDLISQIDTTLTNQVTEARDMIPQLQSMLEGISKLRELTLEEKKKSGTIESAMGKIAHISTEIQKGENALIAKDYEVLEIIDNIINSIKK, encoded by the coding sequence GTGATTTATCTTGTTTTACCAATTCCGGTCATAATGGCTGTTGTATTTTTATTTCTTTATATTAAAAGTAAAAACGCTCACAAGAATCTCCTCAATGAACTGAGTAACCTGTCCGGTACGACTGACAGAAGCGGACAGGAAATGACCCGGATCTTAAAAGAAAAACTTCAGGCTTTCCAGCATCAGGTAGATAGTGGTAAAAATAAATCACAAGATAGATTCGATGATATTCTGGAGAAAACCATATCAGTTAAAGAAGGGTTTAACGATATACTCAACGGGGCGGCCGAAGTCGGAAAAATGACAGAGGAAAAGATGTCTCTGGTTGATGAAGCGGCAGAATTTTCCAAAGCGATTGTATCCACTGTTTCCAATATTACCGAAAGCATGGAAGTTCAGGTTTCCAGTTTCAGAGAGACCGTTCCCCATCTTCAGAATTTCATTGAGACAACAGGTGAAATCCGATCGCGCTCTGAAGAAAGCAGAGAGAGCTCAGAGGAACTGGTCAAGAAACTTCAAAGCGGAAGACAGACAATGAATGAAACGTTCAGAGCCATCGAGAAAATTGCTGAATCGGAAAAGCTTGTCCGCCAGAGTCTTGAGAAGATATCTTCCATTGCATCACAGATCAATATCCTTGCTATGAACGCTGCCATTCAGGCGGCCCATGCAGGCGATTCGGGTAAAGGTTTCGCCGTCGTAGCATCGGAAGTCCGGACACTCGCCGAAGACAGCGCGAAAACAGTAGAAGAAATAACCACCCATATCGAAGAGATGGACAAAAGGGTTATTAATGGACGCGAGCTAACGGGAAAAACCATCAAGCTTTTCTCAGATATCGGAACCGATGTCGATACGGCAAACGACCTGATATCGCAGATAGACACCACTCTGACAAACCAGGTAACAGAAGCCAGGGATATGATTCCCCAGCTCCAGTCTATGCTTGAAGGGATTTCAAAGCTCCGGGAACTTACACTGGAAGAAAAAAAGAAATCCGGAACCATTGAATCCGCAATGGGCAAAATCGCCCATATTTCCACAGAGATCCAAAAGGGCGAGAATGCATTAATCGCCAAAGACTACGAAGTTCTCGAAATAATTGACAACATAATTAATTCGATAAAAAAATAG
- a CDS encoding ACT domain-containing protein, with protein MKKQIVISVLSKDRPGIIADIANIIYELKGDLADMSQSVLNGFFSMIILANFDAELSIEEISKKMDSISTESDLTCIVKETVDFGAVPTSNITGDIYVVTAQGKNRTGLVAAIGSYCKKQNINIIGYVTKLNDDTYSMMLDIVIPDNLSADSVHDDLAEVGGDLGLSIVMQHKSLFETVNEISLR; from the coding sequence GTGAAAAAACAAATTGTTATATCCGTTCTCTCCAAAGACAGACCGGGAATTATCGCCGATATAGCCAATATCATTTATGAGCTGAAAGGAGACCTGGCCGATATGAGTCAGTCAGTTCTCAACGGTTTTTTCAGTATGATAATTCTGGCAAATTTCGATGCCGAACTTTCAATCGAAGAAATATCAAAAAAGATGGACAGTATTTCTACGGAATCCGATCTGACCTGCATTGTCAAAGAAACAGTAGATTTCGGTGCGGTCCCCACTTCGAACATCACAGGCGATATCTATGTCGTAACAGCCCAGGGCAAAAACAGAACCGGCCTTGTTGCCGCAATTGGCTCTTACTGCAAAAAACAAAATATCAATATCATAGGTTATGTAACGAAACTGAACGATGATACATATTCCATGATGCTGGATATCGTAATTCCCGACAATCTTTCCGCTGATTCAGTTCATGATGATCTGGCTGAAGTGGGAGGCGACCTCGGCCTTTCTATCGTTATGCAGCACAAGAGCCTTTTTGAAACAGTTAATGAAATCAGTTTACGTTAA
- a CDS encoding TrmB family transcriptional regulator gives MSEIIKSLEKFGFTRTEASVYLNLVQKGARNGSQIAKDLNISRSSVYSALENLYSRAIVYLLQAESKTYKAEEPGLLFENLKKTFSNSADFLKNKLSELNKDEDKTYYLNIRGIDNFLDKAKQLLLSAEKEVYINICMDLNLFSKEFETLEKKGVRIIVFSFADLNPGKLPIEYYYNSIRPSESEEVRMMMVVDRQTSLIGSSINDGEVIGTYTDNPLMVSIVSEHIHQDIYLLKLREKYRKDLIEKDILLGTLQENQ, from the coding sequence ATGAGCGAAATAATCAAGTCCTTAGAAAAATTCGGTTTTACACGGACAGAAGCTTCAGTCTATCTGAATCTTGTGCAGAAAGGTGCCAGAAACGGTTCTCAGATTGCCAAAGATCTGAATATTTCCCGTTCCTCCGTCTATTCCGCTCTTGAAAACCTCTATAGCAGAGCTATCGTCTATCTTCTGCAGGCTGAATCAAAAACATATAAAGCCGAAGAACCGGGTCTACTTTTTGAGAACCTGAAGAAGACATTCAGCAATTCTGCTGATTTTTTAAAGAACAAACTTTCAGAATTGAACAAGGATGAGGATAAGACATACTATCTGAATATCCGGGGAATCGATAATTTTCTTGATAAGGCTAAACAGCTTCTTCTCTCTGCAGAAAAAGAAGTATATATAAACATTTGCATGGATTTAAATCTCTTCTCAAAGGAATTTGAAACCCTTGAGAAAAAAGGGGTCCGTATAATCGTTTTCTCCTTTGCCGACCTGAATCCCGGGAAACTTCCGATTGAATACTATTACAATTCCATAAGACCCAGTGAATCGGAAGAAGTGCGCATGATGATGGTTGTAGATCGTCAGACTTCGCTCATAGGCAGTTCCATTAACGATGGAGAGGTAATCGGAACATATACGGATAATCCGCTAATGGTCTCCATCGTCTCGGAACATATACATCAGGACATCTATCTACTCAAGCTCCGTGAAAAATACCGTAAGGACCTTATAGAAAAGGATATTCTCCTGGGAACTCTTCAGGAAAATCAGTAG
- the mnmH gene encoding tRNA 2-selenouridine(34) synthase MnmH encodes MINNTDLETILHLRSNIPLIDVRSPCEFEKGHIPGSLNIPLFTNEERAEIGTLYKEEGQEKAIELGETYAIPRIDWYLSRVKEASSSDHVALYCYRGGMRSGRFSELLDSRGWNVSRLTGGYKSYRRKAKERFAEDLPLLILGGKTGSGKTEVLIELRKKGEAVIDLEGLASHRGSAFGNIGLDEQPTTEQFENNLYEKILEIGDRKPLWLEDESAGIGRIFLPDDLFATMRRSPMVVLDIPSDIRVERLCREYTQWGKEPLLDAVTRITRRLGGDRAAKAIDAIEKDNLSAAASIVLGYYDKCYDYGMNKDGQRICGSIKLETGNPSEAAEELLKLKDSLFP; translated from the coding sequence ATGATAAATAATACAGATCTGGAAACCATTCTCCATTTGCGCAGTAATATTCCACTGATCGATGTCAGATCCCCTTGTGAATTTGAAAAAGGTCATATACCGGGAAGCCTAAATATTCCTCTCTTTACCAATGAGGAAAGAGCGGAGATAGGGACTCTATATAAAGAAGAAGGTCAGGAAAAAGCAATCGAACTGGGAGAAACCTATGCCATTCCCAGGATTGACTGGTATCTGTCCCGGGTGAAAGAAGCAAGTTCATCGGATCATGTTGCTCTATATTGTTATCGCGGGGGGATGCGGAGCGGACGTTTCAGCGAACTACTCGACAGCAGAGGATGGAATGTATCGAGATTGACGGGCGGATACAAAAGCTATCGACGCAAAGCGAAAGAGCGGTTCGCGGAAGATCTGCCACTACTCATACTCGGTGGGAAAACCGGATCCGGGAAAACTGAAGTTCTGATCGAACTGAGAAAAAAGGGTGAAGCAGTCATAGATCTGGAGGGATTGGCGAGCCATAGAGGTTCAGCTTTCGGCAATATCGGACTGGATGAACAGCCTACTACAGAACAATTTGAGAATAATCTCTATGAGAAGATTCTCGAAATCGGAGATCGAAAGCCCCTATGGCTGGAAGATGAAAGCGCCGGAATCGGTCGGATATTTCTTCCCGATGATTTATTTGCGACAATGCGCCGTTCTCCGATGGTCGTACTGGATATTCCTTCAGATATACGTGTTGAAAGACTCTGCAGGGAGTACACTCAATGGGGGAAAGAGCCTCTATTGGATGCCGTTACCCGTATTACCAGGCGTCTTGGTGGAGACAGGGCAGCAAAAGCGATTGATGCTATTGAAAAAGATAACCTCAGCGCCGCGGCATCAATCGTCCTCGGTTATTATGATAAATGTTATGACTACGGAATGAATAAAGACGGTCAGAGAATCTGCGGATCAATAAAGCTTGAGACAGGGAATCCTTCAGAAGCAGCAGAAGAACTGCTGAAACTCAAAGATTCCCTTTTCCCTTAG
- the typA gene encoding translational GTPase TypA — MNMKSNDNVRNIAIIAHVDHGKTTLVDAMFRQSGLFREGQEVDERLMDSMDLEKERGITIAAKNCSINWKGVKINILDTPGHSDFGGEVERALSMVDGVILLVDASEGPLPQTRFVLDKALQSKLPVIVVLNKIDRPDARPAEVLDEVYSLLIDLDADDEQLECPVLYAIGKDGVVMKTPEERGLNLDILMDTILEAVPGPQYDESKPFQMLVSDLSYSDYLGRLAIGKVINGSVKAKESLSCVKEGGRIVPLKVSKIQVYNGTVLADAENVETGDIVVLSGIDDVNIGDTICHSEKPEALPRLSVDEPTVFMKFTKNTSPLSGLEGKNVQATKIYERLVKETLLNVSMQVERSENQDDFIVKGRGEFQMAILIETMRREGFELSVGRPQVIYKDVDGQRMEPIENLAIDCAEEYSGAVTEKLLKRKGRLSAMTYEQSGRVKIEFSVPSRSLIGYRDEFLTDTRGTGIMNSLFAGYEKYRGDFITRNTGSLVADRTGKAIPYALFNLEPRGKLFVLPGDDVYEGMIIGEYNKEGDLNVNACKAKNLTNVRASGKDDAVTLTPVIPMTLEQGLQFIAEDEMLEVTPTKIRLRKAVLSAQDRKVLGKRK; from the coding sequence ATGAATATGAAAAGTAATGATAATGTAAGAAATATCGCTATAATTGCACATGTCGATCATGGAAAAACTACACTGGTTGACGCAATGTTCCGTCAGAGTGGATTGTTCCGCGAAGGACAGGAAGTTGATGAGAGACTTATGGACAGCATGGATCTCGAAAAAGAGAGGGGCATTACAATTGCTGCCAAGAACTGTTCCATAAACTGGAAAGGAGTGAAAATCAATATCCTCGACACTCCGGGTCACTCAGATTTCGGTGGTGAAGTGGAAAGAGCTCTGTCCATGGTTGATGGAGTCATTCTCCTGGTCGATGCATCGGAGGGGCCTCTTCCCCAGACCCGATTCGTACTGGATAAAGCTCTTCAGTCCAAGCTGCCAGTCATAGTCGTCCTGAACAAGATAGACCGTCCCGACGCCCGCCCGGCGGAAGTCCTCGATGAAGTATACAGTTTGCTGATCGATCTCGATGCCGATGACGAGCAGCTTGAATGTCCTGTCCTGTATGCGATCGGGAAGGACGGGGTTGTCATGAAGACTCCTGAGGAAAGAGGCCTCAACCTCGATATTCTTATGGATACGATTCTTGAAGCCGTACCAGGACCTCAGTATGATGAAAGCAAGCCCTTTCAGATGCTTGTTTCGGATTTGAGTTACTCCGATTATCTCGGTCGCCTGGCCATAGGCAAGGTTATTAACGGATCTGTCAAAGCGAAGGAATCTCTCTCCTGCGTAAAAGAAGGAGGCAGAATCGTTCCTTTGAAAGTGTCGAAGATTCAGGTCTATAACGGTACGGTTCTGGCTGATGCCGAAAATGTCGAAACCGGTGATATTGTCGTCCTCTCAGGAATTGATGATGTCAACATCGGCGACACGATCTGCCATAGTGAAAAGCCTGAAGCCCTGCCGAGACTTTCTGTTGATGAGCCCACCGTATTTATGAAGTTTACTAAAAATACGTCTCCTCTATCCGGACTTGAAGGGAAGAATGTTCAGGCGACAAAGATTTACGAGAGACTCGTTAAGGAAACTCTTCTCAATGTTTCCATGCAGGTCGAAAGATCGGAAAACCAGGATGATTTTATCGTAAAAGGCCGCGGCGAGTTCCAGATGGCCATTCTCATTGAAACGATGAGGAGAGAAGGGTTTGAGCTTTCCGTCGGACGTCCCCAGGTTATATATAAAGACGTGGATGGCCAGAGAATGGAACCTATCGAAAATCTGGCTATTGATTGCGCTGAGGAATACAGCGGAGCCGTAACGGAAAAGCTTCTCAAGAGAAAAGGACGGCTCTCCGCAATGACTTACGAACAGAGCGGAAGGGTTAAAATCGAGTTCTCTGTTCCCTCCCGATCGCTTATAGGCTATCGCGATGAGTTTCTCACCGATACGCGGGGAACGGGAATCATGAATTCCCTTTTTGCCGGATATGAGAAATACAGAGGTGATTTTATTACGAGAAACACCGGCTCTCTTGTGGCGGACAGAACCGGTAAGGCTATTCCCTATGCTCTTTTCAACCTCGAACCGAGAGGGAAATTATTTGTTCTGCCCGGTGATGATGTCTATGAAGGGATGATTATCGGCGAATATAATAAAGAAGGCGATCTGAACGTCAATGCCTGTAAAGCGAAGAACCTTACCAATGTCAGGGCATCCGGGAAAGATGATGCCGTTACGCTGACACCTGTCATACCCATGACTCTGGAGCAGGGACTGCAGTTTATTGCCGAAGACGAAATGCTTGAAGTGACTCCAACCAAAATCAGGTTGAGGAAAGCGGTCTTGTCTGCACAGGACAGGAAAGTTCTCGGGAAACGCAAATAA
- a CDS encoding alpha/beta hydrolase encodes MKKAIIPILIFVLFTSCSYQALTDGYVMPEKTTVEEIDGVFRVMPQCYDMDEAMVFYPGGLVDPEAYIPLAAEMAHTLKMVVFIQKMPLDLAVLGSNRVEAILEKYSYIKNWYFSGHSLGGAMAASWIYDNPDKFKALILLGAYPIEKKPLNQSGIKVLSIRGSKDGLVSSEELTESRENLPSDSRFIEIKGGNHAQFGVYGKQKKDNDADISPEEQRREVIVEIQTFLDEINPRRVY; translated from the coding sequence ATGAAAAAAGCCATTATTCCTATTCTCATTTTTGTTCTTTTTACATCCTGTTCCTATCAGGCCCTGACTGATGGTTATGTTATGCCTGAAAAAACAACTGTCGAGGAGATCGATGGTGTCTTTCGGGTCATGCCGCAGTGTTACGATATGGATGAAGCTATGGTTTTCTATCCGGGAGGCCTGGTCGATCCGGAAGCCTATATCCCCCTGGCAGCTGAAATGGCCCATACATTGAAAATGGTTGTGTTTATTCAGAAAATGCCTCTGGATCTGGCTGTACTGGGAAGTAACAGAGTAGAAGCCATTCTGGAAAAATATTCCTATATAAAAAACTGGTATTTTTCGGGACATTCTCTGGGAGGTGCAATGGCTGCATCCTGGATTTATGATAATCCAGATAAGTTTAAGGCTTTGATACTTTTGGGCGCTTATCCCATTGAAAAGAAACCGCTTAACCAGTCGGGAATCAAAGTTTTATCCATCAGGGGATCAAAAGACGGCCTGGTCAGTTCCGAAGAATTGACTGAGAGCAGAGAAAATTTACCTTCAGACAGTCGTTTTATAGAGATAAAAGGCGGCAATCATGCTCAGTTCGGAGTATATGGAAAACAGAAAAAAGATAATGATGCCGATATTTCTCCGGAAGAACAAAGAAGAGAAGTTATTGTTGAAATTCAAACTTTTCTAGACGAAATCAATCCCCGAAGAGTTTATTGA
- a CDS encoding ROK family protein — protein MKDIYIALDIGAGRGTKIGLFDLERELITEELMPLHKYADDFEDFASNIVDKLNQLTDSGKKYHTLAIGISAAGILKRDGSFQLFQNCPQYNGHNIKKALADAFSLPYPLIMTPTLELWPNGV, from the coding sequence ATGAAAGACATATATATTGCACTGGATATCGGAGCCGGTAGAGGAACCAAAATCGGTTTGTTTGATCTCGAGAGAGAGCTTATTACCGAAGAACTGATGCCGCTCCACAAATATGCTGATGATTTTGAAGACTTTGCCTCCAACATAGTGGATAAGTTGAATCAGCTGACTGATAGCGGGAAAAAATACCATACTCTGGCCATCGGTATCTCCGCTGCAGGAATTCTGAAGCGCGATGGTTCCTTTCAGCTTTTTCAGAATTGCCCTCAATACAACGGCCACAACATTAAGAAAGCTCTTGCCGATGCTTTCTCCTTACCGTATCCATTGATAATGACGCCAACGTTGGAGCTCTGGCCGAATGGAGTATAA
- a CDS encoding nucleotidyltransferase family protein, with product MKPVLVVMAAGMGSRYGGIKQIEPVGPNGEAIIDYSIYDAVRSGFSEVVFIIRKAIEEDFKKYIGSRFADKIKVTYCFQQLDSQLPDGFVIPEGREKPWGTGQAVLCARDVVNAPFVVINADDFYGSDAFAKTAEYLREIPSDSMEFAMAGYPIVNTLSDYGSVSRGICAVDENLFLSSIEEHVKISREGNRIVSRQPGEPELELTGSETVSMNFWCLTPKVFDYLDTYFKDFLKEKGRELKSEIYLPIVLGDMSDKGDCSVKVIKTESDWFGVTYKEDKPLVVESISGLIKSGVYPSPLWK from the coding sequence ATGAAGCCAGTTCTGGTAGTCATGGCCGCCGGTATGGGAAGCCGTTACGGCGGAATAAAGCAGATTGAACCTGTCGGCCCGAATGGAGAAGCCATAATTGATTACTCCATATACGATGCTGTACGATCGGGGTTTTCCGAGGTCGTGTTCATAATCCGTAAAGCCATAGAAGAAGATTTTAAAAAATATATAGGAAGCCGTTTTGCTGATAAAATAAAGGTCACATACTGTTTCCAGCAATTGGATTCTCAGCTCCCCGATGGATTTGTGATACCGGAAGGACGTGAAAAACCTTGGGGTACGGGTCAGGCGGTACTTTGCGCGAGAGATGTTGTGAATGCTCCTTTTGTCGTTATTAACGCCGATGACTTTTACGGTTCCGATGCTTTTGCTAAAACAGCTGAGTATCTCAGGGAAATTCCTTCGGACTCTATGGAATTCGCCATGGCCGGCTATCCCATAGTCAACACCTTATCTGACTACGGTTCCGTGTCCAGAGGAATTTGCGCAGTCGATGAAAACCTGTTTCTCTCTTCGATTGAAGAACATGTGAAAATCAGTCGCGAAGGTAACCGAATTGTTAGTCGCCAGCCGGGAGAACCCGAACTGGAATTGACCGGTAGCGAAACCGTGTCCATGAATTTCTGGTGCCTAACACCAAAAGTCTTCGATTACCTCGATACATATTTTAAGGATTTTCTGAAAGAAAAAGGACGGGAACTCAAGTCCGAAATCTATCTGCCCATAGTTCTGGGAGATATGTCTGATAAAGGGGACTGTTCAGTAAAAGTCATTAAAACAGAATCGGACTGGTTCGGTGTCACCTACAAGGAAGACAAACCTCTGGTAGTAGAAAGCATCTCCGGACTTATCAAGTCGGGTGTGTATCCTTCTCCTCTCTGGAAATAA